One Opitutaceae bacterium DNA segment encodes these proteins:
- a CDS encoding SDR family oxidoreductase — protein sequence MNASVFDLFRLNGTVALIVGGARNLGYDMAAALAEAGSDLVITSRTILSATRAAEALANAFKIEVLPLALDHRRHEDVATVVNRAKEWKGRIDILVNNAGGGSGRSPAHLFTRDPREVEDLIAVNLTGVLHCCQAVGRIMAEQRQGKIISIASIAALVGRDRRVYERNGLKGQPIDYAAAKAGILGMTRDLAGLLSPFGVCVNAISPGGFEREDMPRGFVQDYSERTPLGRMGRDGVDLKGAALFLASRASDYVTGHNLVVDGGFSLWR from the coding sequence ATGAATGCCTCAGTTTTCGATCTCTTTCGATTGAATGGAACCGTCGCGCTGATCGTTGGAGGTGCGCGAAACTTGGGATACGACATGGCGGCCGCCCTGGCTGAGGCGGGGAGCGATTTGGTCATCACGTCCCGGACAATCCTGTCTGCAACGAGGGCTGCGGAAGCGCTGGCCAATGCATTCAAGATCGAGGTTCTGCCGCTGGCGCTGGATCATCGCCGTCACGAAGACGTCGCCACCGTTGTCAATCGTGCAAAGGAGTGGAAGGGGCGCATTGACATTCTTGTCAACAATGCGGGCGGAGGATCCGGCCGCAGCCCGGCCCACCTCTTCACGCGCGATCCTCGGGAGGTGGAGGATCTGATCGCCGTGAATCTCACCGGCGTGCTGCACTGCTGCCAGGCGGTCGGGCGGATCATGGCTGAACAGCGCCAGGGGAAGATCATCAGCATCGCATCGATCGCCGCACTGGTCGGACGCGACCGGCGCGTGTACGAACGGAATGGCCTCAAGGGCCAGCCGATCGACTATGCCGCGGCGAAGGCGGGCATCCTGGGCATGACGCGCGACCTGGCAGGACTGCTGTCGCCCTTCGGTGTGTGCGTGAACGCCATCTCGCCGGGGGGCTTTGAGCGGGAGGACATGCCGCGGGGTTTTGTTCAGGACTACAGCGAACGCACCCCGCTGGGGCGCATGGGGCGCGATGGCGTGGATCTCAAGGGGGCGGCGCTGTTCCTGGCGTCCCGGGCATCGGACTATGTGACCGGACACAATCTGGTGGTGGACGGAGGGTTTTCACTATGGCGTTGA
- a CDS encoding Gfo/Idh/MocA family oxidoreductase, with protein sequence MNNRIVVVGLGSIGRRHARLLAHRKDLQVEWCESSAEAVARARQELGAPVRVHDTFQEMLATRPAMVVIATPHSMHAAQAIGALEAGVHVLCEKPLSDNLEDARAIAAAADRSSAILAVGFQLHFHPALCRAKTLIESGELGSVHHVHCLVGTYVTLVNSQSRYQSRIEGALFMDYAHQPDILFWLLGRKPEGVYVAAGQGGSLPLQANPNFAAITCDYATPMISTIHLNYLQAPDRHEYEIIGDRGWISLDMFKGEMRLGRQSDGTVQVEHFSTERDPLYEREHQVFLDAVAGRRKPESPAGEALISMEVIAAALRSLHSRRREIL encoded by the coding sequence TTGAACAATCGCATTGTTGTTGTCGGTCTGGGATCGATCGGCCGCCGGCATGCGCGACTCCTCGCGCATCGGAAGGATCTTCAGGTGGAATGGTGCGAGAGTTCGGCGGAGGCGGTCGCGCGCGCGCGGCAGGAGCTCGGAGCGCCGGTTCGCGTGCACGATACATTTCAAGAGATGCTGGCGACGCGACCGGCGATGGTTGTCATTGCAACTCCGCACTCCATGCACGCCGCACAAGCGATTGGCGCCTTGGAGGCCGGGGTGCATGTGCTGTGCGAGAAGCCGCTCAGCGACAATCTGGAGGATGCACGGGCGATTGCCGCCGCGGCCGATCGATCGTCGGCGATCCTTGCGGTGGGCTTTCAGCTTCATTTCCACCCCGCGCTTTGCCGGGCGAAGACGTTGATTGAATCCGGGGAACTCGGGTCGGTCCATCATGTGCACTGTCTTGTGGGCACGTACGTGACGCTGGTGAATTCGCAGTCGCGCTATCAAAGCCGGATTGAAGGGGCGCTGTTCATGGACTACGCGCACCAGCCGGACATCCTGTTCTGGCTGCTTGGAAGGAAGCCCGAGGGGGTCTACGTGGCGGCCGGGCAGGGCGGGAGCCTTCCCCTGCAGGCGAATCCCAATTTTGCGGCGATCACCTGTGACTATGCGACACCGATGATCTCCACCATTCACCTCAATTATCTCCAGGCGCCCGACAGGCACGAGTATGAGATCATAGGCGACCGGGGGTGGATTTCACTCGACATGTTCAAGGGGGAAATGCGCCTCGGCCGCCAGAGTGACGGAACGGTCCAGGTGGAGCATTTTTCAACCGAACGGGACCCCCTGTACGAGCGGGAGCACCAGGTGTTCCTGGATGCGGTGGCGGGCAGGCGAAAGCCGGAGAGCCCGGCGGGCGAGGCGTTGATTTCGATGGAAGTGATCGCCGCTGCGCTGCGCTCCCTGCATTCCCGCCGCCGGGAAATCCTGTAG
- a CDS encoding Rrf2 family transcriptional regulator, which yields MISRTSEYALRAVVWLIQDPTRSQTTRQIARGTRTPPDYVSKVLQALARAGVIRGQRGLGGGFQLIADPEVLTVLDVINAVDPLECIKTCPLGLKAHGTKLCPLHSGLNEAARQIETAFGNTRISELLNDHSGSIPLGITLAKNRQRKAG from the coding sequence CTGATCTCGCGGACGTCGGAATATGCCCTGCGGGCGGTGGTTTGGCTGATTCAGGATCCCACGCGATCGCAGACGACGCGACAGATCGCCCGCGGAACCCGGACGCCGCCGGACTATGTGTCGAAGGTGCTTCAGGCTCTGGCCAGGGCAGGGGTGATTCGCGGGCAGCGCGGCCTGGGCGGCGGATTCCAGCTCATCGCGGATCCGGAAGTGCTCACGGTGCTTGATGTCATCAATGCCGTCGATCCGCTTGAATGCATCAAAACCTGTCCGCTGGGACTGAAAGCGCATGGCACAAAGCTCTGCCCACTCCACAGCGGCCTAAATGAGGCAGCCAGGCAGATTGAGACAGCGTTTGGGAATACCCGGATTTCAGAGCTGCTGAACGATCATTCGGGTTCTATTCCGCTGGGCATTACCTTGGCTAAGAATCGCCAGAGGAAGGCGGGTTGA
- a CDS encoding cytochrome C: MDPKGTVRLFLDDDPNPIGEFTSPVTFELDTRLLADGRHVLKILSRDPGGLEGVRLLPFIVRNGPAIDVEGLKPGDTVDGVIPLMINAYGKGDQKQFVIYGSETPRGIPSWIVILLVLFAGWSVYYIARYFTMGH; encoded by the coding sequence ATGGACCCTAAAGGCACAGTCAGGCTGTTTCTTGACGACGATCCCAATCCGATCGGTGAATTCACGTCACCCGTCACATTCGAACTCGACACCCGCCTGCTCGCTGACGGCAGGCACGTCCTGAAGATCCTTAGCCGGGACCCCGGCGGACTGGAGGGCGTCCGACTTCTGCCGTTCATCGTGCGCAACGGACCCGCCATCGATGTGGAGGGTCTCAAGCCCGGCGACACCGTGGACGGCGTGATACCCCTCATGATAAACGCCTATGGCAAGGGGGATCAGAAACAGTTCGTCATCTACGGCAGCGAAACCCCCCGCGGCATCCCCTCTTGGATCGTCATCCTGCTCGTCCTCTTCGCCGGCTGGTCCGTCTACTACATCGCGCGGTACTTCACGATGGGCCATTGA
- a CDS encoding cytochrome c, with translation MSFYRSHRLLFSAVAALFISLTIAIAILPALHNQASYAPLPGAEPLSGDALKGKAIFIANGCVACHTQQVRNVAMDRVWGERPSIAADYAGIGRTDLWRNTATLMGTERTGPDLTSIGSRQPSDVWHLLHLYAPRSVVPASIMPAYPWLFVEKTETSPGDTVVNVPAPFNPEGRQVVASPEALQLVAYLLSLKQTPLPDGSAPPAFLYAASPGNGAQAAASGTGAGAALNGTTLYAANCQACHQANGEGLKGAFPPLKASPIVTDDDPTRILTIIMKGYTSREKEGYPAMPPIGVTNKLTPAQIHAIINHERQSWGNQVREVPLDEVTKILAGIAP, from the coding sequence ATGAGTTTCTATCGCAGTCACAGACTTCTCTTCAGTGCCGTCGCCGCACTCTTCATTTCGCTGACGATCGCCATCGCCATCCTGCCGGCCCTTCACAATCAGGCCAGCTACGCTCCCCTGCCAGGTGCCGAGCCCCTTTCAGGCGACGCCCTCAAGGGCAAGGCGATCTTCATCGCCAACGGATGCGTCGCCTGCCACACGCAGCAGGTGCGCAATGTCGCGATGGACCGCGTCTGGGGCGAGCGCCCGAGCATCGCCGCGGACTACGCGGGCATCGGACGCACTGACCTCTGGCGAAACACCGCCACCTTGATGGGCACCGAGCGCACCGGCCCGGATCTCACCTCAATCGGTTCGCGTCAGCCCAGCGATGTCTGGCACCTGCTCCACCTCTACGCACCGCGCTCAGTCGTGCCCGCCTCCATCATGCCAGCCTACCCCTGGCTGTTTGTGGAGAAAACGGAAACATCGCCAGGCGACACCGTCGTCAATGTGCCCGCCCCGTTCAATCCCGAGGGTCGGCAGGTTGTGGCCTCGCCCGAGGCGCTTCAGCTTGTCGCCTACCTGCTCTCCTTGAAACAAACGCCCCTGCCCGACGGCTCCGCCCCGCCCGCGTTCCTCTACGCGGCATCCCCTGGCAATGGCGCACAAGCCGCGGCAAGCGGGACCGGTGCAGGCGCAGCCCTCAATGGCACCACGCTGTACGCCGCGAACTGCCAGGCCTGCCATCAGGCGAACGGCGAGGGACTGAAGGGCGCATTTCCACCGCTGAAGGCGAGTCCGATTGTGACGGATGACGACCCCACGCGGATTCTCACGATCATCATGAAGGGCTACACCTCCCGCGAAAAGGAGGGTTATCCCGCGATGCCGCCCATTGGTGTGACCAACAAGCTGACCCCGGCCCAGATACACGCCATCATCAACCACGAGCGACAAAGCTGGGGCAATCAGGTCCGCGAAGTCCCGCTCGACGAAGTGACAAAAATCCTTGCGGGCATCGCTCCATGA
- a CDS encoding cbb3-type cytochrome c oxidase subunit I, whose product MPHPAAILAQSAPPLWGQPGIVITAILLAIPLAVGVWLIGLKLSAARDRRHTGGVSGDHLHRDEPAAGSAGDQSTRSAALIRNVDQSGTIRFLPVKKAAQRRPEIHAPLARLILWYLGAATFWLLFGTTVGEYLGIKFVAPDADHLSWLSFGRLRPVHTNAVFWGWASLAMIGLGYYVVARVGNVRLASMKAGWWTFGLMNAAVVLGSLALMAGINNGGGEYREYVWPIMLLFASGIIIALCNFLATIARRQTSDIYISNWYMVAALMFVITIVLVAYLPFWQDGLGETIIQGYYMHQGVGMWFMMYLLGLTYYFLPQQLNTPIFSYSLGILAFWTQILFYTVIGTHHFVFSSIPWSIQTIAIVGSMGMVIPVVAGTANFLLTFRGAFHKIGGSYTLPFFLVGVVFYFTGSLQGTAEAFRWTNLVWHFTDFTVAHSHLTMYGIISFLLWACIYAVVPRLTGREPPQATVGAHFWMALIGLLFYSIPLMVGGTLRGIAWLDGVPFIETVSLMAPFWLWRAIGGTLMWLSHGIFAYNMYKMIAGGARHEAPSPVEEGAVI is encoded by the coding sequence ATGCCACATCCCGCAGCCATTCTTGCCCAGAGCGCCCCTCCCCTGTGGGGCCAGCCGGGCATCGTCATCACAGCAATCCTTCTCGCCATTCCCCTCGCGGTGGGCGTCTGGCTCATCGGGCTGAAACTGTCCGCCGCGCGCGATCGCCGGCATACGGGAGGCGTGTCGGGAGACCACCTGCATCGGGACGAACCGGCGGCCGGATCGGCAGGTGATCAATCGACGCGTTCCGCCGCACTCATTCGCAATGTGGACCAAAGCGGCACCATTCGTTTCCTGCCGGTCAAGAAGGCCGCCCAGCGCCGGCCGGAGATTCACGCCCCCCTCGCCCGTCTGATCCTCTGGTACCTCGGCGCAGCCACATTCTGGCTACTTTTCGGAACGACGGTCGGCGAATACCTGGGCATCAAGTTCGTCGCTCCCGATGCGGATCATCTGAGCTGGCTGAGCTTCGGACGCCTGCGACCCGTGCACACCAACGCCGTCTTCTGGGGCTGGGCGTCCCTCGCCATGATCGGTCTTGGCTACTATGTGGTCGCCCGGGTGGGGAATGTCCGGCTCGCGAGCATGAAGGCCGGGTGGTGGACATTCGGACTCATGAACGCCGCCGTGGTTCTCGGCAGCCTCGCACTGATGGCCGGCATCAACAATGGCGGCGGCGAGTACCGCGAATATGTCTGGCCGATCATGCTTCTGTTCGCCTCCGGCATCATCATCGCCCTCTGTAATTTCCTCGCGACAATCGCCCGGCGGCAGACGTCGGATATCTACATCTCCAACTGGTACATGGTGGCGGCCCTGATGTTCGTCATCACCATCGTGCTCGTCGCCTACCTCCCCTTCTGGCAGGACGGTTTGGGCGAGACAATCATCCAGGGCTACTACATGCACCAGGGCGTGGGCATGTGGTTCATGATGTACCTGCTGGGCCTGACCTACTACTTCCTCCCGCAGCAGCTCAATACACCGATCTTCTCCTACAGCCTGGGCATTCTCGCCTTCTGGACGCAGATCCTTTTCTACACGGTCATAGGCACCCACCATTTCGTGTTCAGCTCGATTCCGTGGTCGATCCAGACCATCGCCATCGTCGGCAGCATGGGAATGGTTATCCCCGTCGTCGCAGGCACCGCAAACTTCCTGCTCACCTTCCGTGGCGCGTTCCACAAGATCGGTGGCAGCTACACCCTGCCCTTCTTCCTTGTCGGGGTCGTCTTCTATTTCACCGGTTCCCTGCAGGGCACGGCCGAGGCTTTCCGATGGACCAATCTCGTCTGGCACTTCACCGACTTCACGGTCGCCCATTCCCACCTGACGATGTACGGCATCATCAGCTTCCTGCTCTGGGCCTGCATCTATGCCGTTGTACCCCGGCTGACCGGTCGTGAGCCTCCCCAAGCCACGGTCGGCGCCCACTTCTGGATGGCCCTGATCGGCCTGCTCTTCTACTCGATTCCTTTGATGGTGGGCGGAACACTCCGCGGAATAGCCTGGCTCGACGGCGTTCCCTTCATCGAGACGGTCAGTCTGATGGCGCCGTTCTGGCTGTGGAGAGCCATCGGTGGCACACTGATGTGGCTCTCCCACGGAATCTTTGCCTATAACATGTACAAGATGATCGCAGGCGGGGCCCGTCACGAGGCGCCCTCGCCAGTCGAGGAAGGAGCTGTGATCTGA
- a CDS encoding DUF488 family protein, which produces MKPGRPPEILIKRVYESASPGDGRRILAERLWPRGLRKDSAQLDGWMREVAPSTSLRQWFSHQPVRWPEFQRLYRIELESRPEAWQPILNAALKGRVTLLFSSRDTEHNNVVALRAFLMERLPGAAPSRSRRVPRAEGALKRKPAPRKSDGK; this is translated from the coding sequence ATGAAACCAGGACGACCACCCGAAATACTCATCAAGCGCGTCTACGAGTCAGCCTCACCCGGGGACGGGCGGAGGATCCTGGCCGAGCGGCTCTGGCCGCGCGGACTTCGCAAGGATTCCGCGCAACTGGACGGCTGGATGCGTGAAGTGGCGCCCAGCACCTCGCTCCGCCAGTGGTTCAGCCACCAGCCCGTGAGATGGCCGGAATTTCAGCGGCTCTATCGCATCGAGCTCGAATCCCGCCCGGAAGCCTGGCAGCCGATTCTCAACGCCGCTCTCAAGGGGCGCGTCACCCTTCTCTTCAGTTCGCGCGACACCGAACACAACAATGTCGTCGCGCTGCGCGCGTTCCTGATGGAAAGACTTCCAGGCGCCGCACCATCCCGATCCAGGCGGGTGCCTCGGGCGGAAGGCGCGCTGAAACGGAAACCGGCGCCCCGGAAGTCCGATGGAAAGTAA
- a CDS encoding MarR family transcriptional regulator, protein MLIISYYDAIEIESSSNPRGRPHMPPRKTPAVLNKRDLEALAEFRYALRRFLGFSADVARNHGVTPQQYQALLVIQGHPGRDWVTIGELAERMRVTHHSAVGLVDRLEAMKVGRRTPSKEDRRRVHVSLTPKGLRLLARLYQVHRNELRACGPQLATLLQKAASRIPTRTRFSSPACSMPEIED, encoded by the coding sequence ATGCTGATTATATCGTATTACGATGCAATTGAAATCGAATCATCCTCAAATCCGCGCGGCCGTCCACACATGCCTCCCCGAAAGACACCTGCAGTCCTGAACAAGCGCGACCTCGAGGCGCTCGCGGAATTCCGCTACGCACTGCGGAGGTTCCTCGGCTTCAGCGCGGATGTCGCGCGCAACCACGGGGTGACCCCCCAGCAGTACCAGGCGCTCCTGGTCATCCAGGGCCACCCGGGGCGCGACTGGGTGACGATCGGCGAACTCGCCGAGCGCATGCGCGTCACCCATCACAGCGCGGTGGGACTGGTGGATCGCCTGGAGGCGATGAAGGTGGGCAGACGCACGCCCTCAAAGGAGGATCGGCGCCGGGTCCACGTTTCGCTCACGCCAAAGGGTCTGCGCCTCCTCGCGAGGCTGTACCAGGTCCACAGAAACGAACTTCGTGCATGCGGTCCGCAGCTTGCCACCCTCCTCCAGAAGGCGGCCTCCCGCATTCCCACGAGGACCAGGTTCAGCAGCCCGGCCTGCTCCATGCCGGAAATCGAGGATTGA
- a CDS encoding aminotransferase class I/II-fold pyridoxal phosphate-dependent enzyme, protein MKTTLQPATLCARAGSESHRSGANEPVQPPIVQSAIFDLGGTEDAEAIFSGARKGYAYSRFGNPTVDTLAGVLAGLEGGAEALVTSSGNAAALCAVTMAMHGRSGPVLTPPDIYGGSFELLRILGSAYRLPLETADPSDSSAWLAAVARAGVVLLETPSNPVMRLIDLAETITRARQAGVPVIVDNTVATPLGQRPLEMGADWVIHSTTKYLNGHGDLMGGCVVGREPMTRMHRSIHKNLGGTVNAFEAWLTLRGLRTFALRMERHEANARAIAEWLSGRPEIAAVHYPGLASHPQASLFRRQMRSAGGLLSFEFSGGEAAAARFINGLKLVIHAVSLGGPETLVTVPARSSHRGMTPEARRSGGISDGLVRLSAGLESIDDLLEDMSRAIVGR, encoded by the coding sequence ATGAAAACCACCCTGCAACCGGCCACGCTGTGCGCGCGGGCCGGCTCGGAATCACACCGGTCCGGTGCCAATGAGCCGGTACAGCCGCCGATCGTGCAGAGCGCGATCTTCGACCTGGGTGGCACGGAGGATGCGGAGGCCATTTTTTCCGGGGCGCGAAAGGGGTACGCCTATTCGCGGTTTGGAAACCCCACTGTCGACACGCTGGCAGGCGTCCTCGCGGGATTGGAGGGCGGGGCGGAGGCGCTGGTGACCAGTTCAGGGAACGCCGCGGCGCTCTGTGCGGTGACGATGGCGATGCACGGGCGGAGCGGCCCGGTGCTGACGCCGCCCGACATTTATGGGGGAAGCTTTGAGCTGCTGCGCATTCTGGGATCGGCCTACCGCCTTCCCCTGGAGACGGCGGATCCCTCCGATTCGTCCGCGTGGCTCGCGGCTGTCGCGCGGGCGGGCGTGGTGCTGCTGGAGACCCCGTCGAATCCTGTGATGCGGCTGATCGACCTCGCGGAGACGATAACGCGCGCGCGCCAGGCCGGGGTGCCGGTGATCGTGGACAACACGGTGGCGACGCCGCTGGGTCAGCGTCCGCTGGAGATGGGCGCGGACTGGGTGATTCATTCAACCACCAAGTATCTCAACGGGCACGGCGACCTGATGGGCGGATGCGTTGTTGGCCGCGAGCCGATGACGCGGATGCATCGCTCCATTCACAAGAACCTGGGAGGAACCGTGAATGCCTTCGAAGCCTGGCTGACCCTGCGCGGGTTGCGGACCTTTGCGCTGCGCATGGAGAGGCATGAGGCGAACGCCCGTGCAATCGCTGAATGGCTGTCGGGGCGGCCGGAGATTGCGGCGGTGCACTATCCGGGACTGGCTTCGCATCCCCAGGCATCGTTGTTCCGGCGGCAGATGAGGTCAGCGGGGGGATTGCTTTCGTTTGAATTTTCGGGTGGCGAGGCGGCGGCGGCCCGATTCATCAACGGTCTCAAACTCGTGATTCATGCTGTGAGCCTTGGAGGACCGGAGACCCTGGTGACGGTCCCGGCCCGGTCGAGTCATCGCGGCATGACGCCCGAGGCGCGGCGGAGCGGAGGTATCAGCGACGGACTGGTTCGTCTCTCCGCCGGGTTGGAGTCCATCGATGACTTGCTGGAAGACATGAGTCGGGCTATTGTCGGCCGCTGA
- a CDS encoding glutathione S-transferase N-terminal domain-containing protein, protein MKPVLHQVPYSPYCIAIAETLNAAGVSFRSVEAPLHRRESLIRITGGRYYQVPTLVHGKKLVFDESPDGLDVARYIDREFWGGGLFPSEHEGMQRILIPHIENDIEAVTFRLTDPLRIPKIKDLIERTEAIRFKERRFGRGCLDAWRKEAPALKKQAYALFEPFDLMFRGSPFIFGMRPVYSDFALSGIIGALTFDGHVALPKGLKSIERWRRDLKRWQLCRAVI, encoded by the coding sequence ATGAAACCCGTTCTCCATCAGGTTCCCTACAGCCCGTATTGCATTGCCATAGCAGAGACTCTCAATGCTGCGGGGGTATCCTTTCGCTCGGTGGAGGCACCGCTTCACCGTCGCGAGTCGCTGATCCGCATCACCGGTGGGAGGTACTATCAGGTACCGACGCTGGTGCACGGGAAGAAGCTTGTGTTTGACGAGTCGCCGGACGGGCTTGATGTGGCCCGTTACATCGACAGGGAATTCTGGGGCGGGGGATTGTTTCCGTCTGAGCATGAAGGGATGCAGAGAATCCTCATTCCTCACATTGAGAACGACATTGAGGCGGTGACCTTTCGTCTGACCGACCCGCTGCGCATACCCAAGATCAAGGATCTCATTGAGCGCACCGAGGCGATACGATTCAAGGAGCGCCGTTTTGGCCGCGGGTGTCTTGACGCCTGGCGAAAGGAGGCGCCGGCCTTGAAGAAGCAGGCCTATGCGCTTTTCGAGCCCTTCGACCTCATGTTCCGTGGATCACCCTTCATTTTTGGAATGCGCCCCGTCTATTCCGATTTTGCACTGTCCGGAATCATTGGCGCCTTGACATTTGACGGGCATGTCGCGTTGCCGAAGGGCTTGAAATCCATTGAGCGCTGGAGGCGGGATTTGAAGCGCTGGCAGCTATGCCGGGCGGTGATTTGA
- a CDS encoding sigma-70 family RNA polymerase sigma factor, whose protein sequence is MPAAAQNAESLEYHPDIPDLAAVNGVLRGDNGMFRIIVRRYNPQLYRVGMAYLHNHTQVEDAMQNAYIKAFRNLNRFKGSAAFSTWLTRIMINECLMLIRRERRFKAEPSPECAGLEKQESPEPSASESLNLAEMKALLEQAIRKLPRSHRAVYVLREVQRLSTAETSACLGITPANVKVSLHRAKEGLKEQLLKTTAGMELFDYSAAHCDPMTARVMAAIPSTISR, encoded by the coding sequence ATGCCAGCTGCCGCCCAAAATGCCGAATCCCTGGAGTACCATCCGGACATCCCCGATCTTGCCGCCGTAAACGGTGTCCTCCGTGGAGACAACGGGATGTTTCGCATCATCGTCCGACGCTACAATCCACAGCTCTACAGGGTCGGCATGGCCTACCTGCACAATCACACGCAGGTCGAGGATGCCATGCAGAATGCCTACATAAAGGCGTTCAGGAACTTGAATCGCTTCAAAGGCTCCGCCGCCTTCTCGACCTGGCTCACGCGCATCATGATCAACGAGTGCCTCATGCTCATCCGCAGGGAAAGGCGCTTCAAGGCCGAGCCGTCCCCGGAGTGCGCAGGTCTTGAGAAACAGGAATCGCCCGAACCTTCCGCCTCCGAATCCCTCAACCTGGCAGAAATGAAAGCTCTTCTCGAACAAGCCATCCGGAAACTTCCGCGTTCCCACCGCGCCGTCTATGTACTTCGCGAAGTCCAGCGTCTTTCCACCGCCGAGACGTCCGCCTGCCTCGGAATAACACCTGCCAATGTCAAAGTCTCCCTTCATCGCGCGAAGGAGGGACTCAAGGAGCAGCTTCTGAAAACGACGGCGGGAATGGAGCTCTTCGACTACTCCGCCGCCCATTGCGATCCCATGACCGCTCGCGTAATGGCCGCAATTCCAAGCACCATTTCACGCTAA
- a CDS encoding DoxX family membrane protein has translation MTTTQSTVPDSGTAEHQAVRQIRLTLKVLFGIVPIVAGADKFTNILARWPDYLNPHLASISPFSPSAFMHVVGVIEIVAGLLVFLKPRIGAYVVAAWLIAIALQLIVQGHYLDVAVRDIVLALGGAWPLARLSSLDE, from the coding sequence ATGACAACGACTCAATCCACAGTCCCGGATTCCGGGACGGCCGAGCATCAGGCCGTCAGGCAGATTCGACTCACGCTGAAGGTTCTTTTTGGAATCGTGCCGATCGTGGCGGGCGCGGACAAGTTCACCAATATTCTCGCGCGCTGGCCGGACTATCTCAATCCACACCTTGCCTCCATCTCGCCATTTTCGCCGTCGGCATTCATGCACGTCGTCGGAGTGATCGAGATTGTTGCGGGCCTGCTTGTTTTCCTGAAGCCGCGGATTGGAGCCTATGTCGTAGCCGCCTGGCTCATTGCGATCGCCCTTCAGTTGATCGTTCAAGGGCATTACCTCGACGTTGCTGTTCGGGACATCGTGCTTGCGCTCGGCGGTGCCTGGCCGCTCGCACGCCTCTCTTCACTCGACGAGTAG